One window of the Deltaproteobacteria bacterium CG11_big_fil_rev_8_21_14_0_20_49_13 genome contains the following:
- a CDS encoding ligand-binding protein SH3 gives MLEQLIIWLRGLPPELVTVIISALPVAELRGGIPAAFAMGLAPLKAFTLAVTGNLLPAIPLLLLLEPVSNSVRHLPVFGQFFDWLYKRTSRKAGIIEKYEAIGLALFVAIPLPMTGMWTGAVAASIFKIPIKYSFPAIIAGVLIAGGIVTFLCMTGKMIVQMT, from the coding sequence ATGCTGGAACAGCTCATCATATGGCTTAGGGGCCTCCCTCCTGAACTAGTGACCGTAATCATCTCGGCGCTCCCTGTTGCGGAACTACGCGGTGGCATACCTGCAGCCTTTGCCATGGGACTGGCCCCGCTGAAGGCATTTACCCTTGCTGTAACGGGAAACCTGTTGCCGGCGATCCCGTTGCTTTTGCTTCTTGAACCTGTATCGAACAGTGTCCGTCATCTCCCAGTTTTCGGGCAATTCTTTGACTGGCTCTATAAAAGAACATCGCGCAAGGCTGGGATCATCGAAAAATATGAGGCGATCGGGCTCGCACTTTTTGTGGCCATTCCCCTACCTATGACAGGAATGTGGACCGGGGCGGTCGCCGCATCTATCTTTAAGATACCGATTAAATATTCTTTCCCGGCCATCATTGCGGGCGTATTAATAGCCGGTGGGATAGTGACTTTTCTGTGTATGACCGGTAAGATGATAGTTCAAATGACTTAA